A region from the Chloroflexota bacterium genome encodes:
- a CDS encoding acetyl-CoA C-acetyltransferase codes for MKIKRDAVIVSAVRTPIGKFMGTLSTTPAPRLGAVAVKEAVKRAGIPDPAAIDEVLMGCVVPAGVGQAPARQAAIYAGLPPTVGATTVNKVCGSGLKTVMLAAQAIKAGDGDIFVAGGMENMSMAPYILPQARAGYRLGDGKVVDAVVHDGLWCAFANHHMGNSAEFIAEQYHLTREELDRFAYESQMKAIAAIQAGKFKAEIVPVEVPQRKGPPLVFDTDECPRADTTLEALAKLQPAFKPGGIVTAGNSPGITDGAAAVVVMSREKADQLGIPPIATITGYAQAAVEPLWLFIAPVHAVQRLMEQTGKTIHDYDLIEANEAFAAQALADGKALGWDWARVNVNGGAIALGHPIGCSGARILVTLLHALKDRGLKTGLATLCLGGGEAVALSVEME; via the coding sequence ATGAAAATCAAACGGGACGCGGTCATTGTCAGCGCGGTGCGCACCCCCATCGGCAAGTTCATGGGAACCCTGTCCACAACCCCCGCCCCGCGTCTTGGGGCCGTCGCCGTCAAGGAGGCGGTGAAGCGCGCGGGCATTCCAGACCCCGCGGCCATTGACGAAGTCCTCATGGGGTGCGTTGTGCCGGCGGGAGTGGGCCAGGCTCCCGCCCGCCAGGCGGCCATCTACGCCGGCCTGCCGCCCACCGTCGGCGCGACGACCGTCAACAAGGTGTGCGGCTCCGGTCTCAAGACGGTGATGCTCGCGGCCCAGGCCATCAAAGCGGGCGACGGCGACATCTTCGTCGCGGGCGGCATGGAGAACATGAGCATGGCGCCGTACATCCTGCCGCAGGCGCGCGCCGGCTACCGGCTCGGCGACGGCAAGGTGGTGGACGCCGTCGTCCACGACGGTCTGTGGTGCGCCTTCGCCAACCACCACATGGGCAACTCCGCGGAATTCATCGCCGAACAGTATCACCTGACCCGCGAGGAGTTGGACCGCTTTGCCTACGAAAGCCAGATGAAGGCCATCGCCGCGATCCAGGCCGGCAAGTTCAAGGCGGAAATCGTGCCCGTGGAAGTGCCCCAGCGCAAGGGGCCGCCGCTGGTCTTTGACACTGACGAGTGCCCGCGGGCCGACACCACGCTGGAAGCCCTGGCCAAACTCCAGCCCGCGTTCAAGCCGGGCGGCATCGTTACGGCGGGCAACTCCCCCGGCATCACCGACGGCGCGGCGGCGGTTGTCGTCATGAGCCGCGAGAAAGCCGACCAACTCGGCATTCCGCCCATCGCCACCATCACCGGCTACGCCCAGGCCGCCGTGGAACCGCTGTGGCTGTTCATCGCGCCGGTACACGCCGTGCAGAGGCTGATGGAGCAGACCGGCAAGACCATCCACGACTACGACCTGATAGAGGCCAACGAGGCTTTCGCCGCGCAGGCGCTGGCCGACGGCAAGGCGCTGGGCTGGGACTGGGCGCGGGTGAACGTGAACGGCGGAGCCATCGCCCTGGGCCATCCCATCGGGTGCAGCGGCGCGCGCATCCTGGTAACGCTGCTCCATGCGCTCAAGGATCGCGGGCTGAAGACCGGCCTGGCGACGTTGTGCCTGGGCGGCGGCGAGGCCGTGGCGCTGAGCGTGGAGATGGAGTAG
- a CDS encoding BrnA antitoxin family protein — translation MRKKRVKEIPQFESEEQEREFWSAHDSAEYVDWKQARAVRLPNLKPTTRTVSIRLPVTLLEDLKLLANKRDVPYQSLLKIYLAERIEEELRAAAGTD, via the coding sequence ATGCGGAAGAAACGGGTGAAAGAAATACCGCAGTTTGAGAGCGAAGAGCAGGAGCGCGAGTTTTGGTCTGCCCACGACTCGGCGGAGTACGTGGACTGGAAGCAAGCGCGTGCCGTGCGGCTGCCGAACCTGAAACCGACGACGAGAACCGTCTCCATCCGCCTACCCGTAACGTTGCTGGAAGATCTGAAGTTGTTGGCGAACAAGCGCGACGTGCCTTACCAATCGCTGCTCAAAATATACCTGGCCGAACGCATTGAGGAGGAATTGCGCGCAGCAGCGGGGACGGACTAG
- a CDS encoding glycosyltransferase family 39 protein has protein sequence MVDVVALGLVAHLGLLLLPLPFGRDQGIYAYGGSLILRGEVLYLDTWQNPAPAIYWTYALAEWFFGHSIMSIRIVEWVALLAGCWLAARVAATLFGRGAGYAAMAAYALLYVPLDPWFSAQAECFANVFSLAGLYLLVRRGDGHQRWRLVVAGGLFGAALCYKPTLALWPLALVLWLALSRRKEAWAHGLLDAVSFAAGVGAVLAAAAAYFVATGALGELVSQVGTFNMVIYRETARHASWGAWVRDMVDDTLASLFSIGWAGFSILAIASTLWLVATRTARKPAPVLLMGVAAVLAVYAQPHQWIYHWIPIFPYTAILAGTALAATIRGLREAPDRLHTWIAITVLALGVAGSVWPCLVRAGDVIRIAVGLKSPTEFYERFSTYGRGDFSFLAEMEVADYLRAHTMPEDFVQVWGFEAGINFLADRRCPTRFSIILPFVIDRKGHPLTQRWFADFLRDLDLRRPLYFIVVEQDYNPVQRVDSKTALSWYPQLVERLKTQYQVETVIEHFTLYRRVD, from the coding sequence ATGGTGGACGTTGTCGCTCTCGGCCTTGTTGCGCATCTCGGCCTGCTCTTGCTCCCGCTGCCCTTCGGAAGAGACCAGGGCATCTACGCATACGGCGGAAGTCTGATCCTTCGCGGAGAAGTCCTCTACCTGGACACGTGGCAGAATCCGGCGCCTGCCATCTACTGGACCTACGCCCTAGCAGAGTGGTTCTTCGGGCACAGCATTATGAGCATCCGCATCGTGGAGTGGGTAGCACTCCTGGCAGGCTGCTGGTTGGCGGCGCGGGTAGCGGCGACCCTTTTCGGGCGAGGGGCTGGATACGCAGCCATGGCAGCCTACGCTCTCCTATACGTGCCGCTAGATCCCTGGTTCAGCGCCCAGGCTGAATGCTTCGCCAACGTCTTCAGTCTGGCAGGGCTATACCTGCTGGTGCGCAGAGGTGATGGGCATCAACGCTGGAGACTGGTCGTCGCAGGTGGCCTGTTTGGCGCCGCCCTGTGTTATAAGCCAACCCTGGCGCTATGGCCCTTGGCGCTGGTGCTGTGGCTCGCCTTGAGTCGGCGGAAGGAGGCGTGGGCGCACGGGCTGCTGGATGCCGTATCATTTGCCGCTGGCGTCGGTGCGGTCCTGGCGGCGGCAGCGGCGTACTTTGTGGCAACCGGGGCACTGGGTGAACTAGTGAGCCAGGTCGGCACGTTCAACATGGTGATCTATCGCGAAACGGCACGCCATGCCTCGTGGGGCGCCTGGGTACGCGATATGGTGGACGATACGCTGGCTTCGCTTTTCAGCATCGGCTGGGCGGGCTTCAGCATTCTGGCGATTGCGTCCACGCTCTGGCTTGTGGCGACGCGCACAGCGCGGAAACCAGCGCCTGTCCTCCTCATGGGCGTGGCTGCCGTCCTTGCCGTGTACGCCCAGCCTCATCAATGGATATACCATTGGATTCCAATCTTCCCATACACGGCCATCCTGGCGGGGACTGCGCTCGCTGCGACAATTCGGGGGCTACGCGAGGCGCCGGACCGACTCCACACCTGGATCGCCATAACAGTTCTGGCGCTGGGAGTCGCTGGCTCGGTTTGGCCATGTCTCGTCCGTGCGGGAGATGTGATTCGCATCGCTGTCGGACTCAAGTCCCCAACAGAATTCTACGAACGGTTCAGCACCTATGGGCGCGGGGATTTCTCGTTCCTGGCGGAGATGGAGGTCGCGGACTACCTGCGCGCCCACACGATGCCCGAGGACTTCGTTCAGGTTTGGGGATTTGAGGCAGGCATCAACTTTCTTGCGGACAGGCGGTGCCCGACTCGTTTCAGTATAATCCTGCCCTTCGTGATTGACCGAAAGGGACATCCCCTGACCCAACGGTGGTTCGCCGACTTCTTAAGGGATCTTGATCTGCGCCGACCGCTCTATTTCATCGTTGTAGAGCAGGATTACAACCCGGTGCAGCGAGTGGACTCCAAGACGGCCCTGTCGTGGTACCCGCAGTTGGTAGAACGGCTGAAAACTCAGTACCAAGTGGAAACTGTCATAGAGCACTTCACGCTGTATCGGCGGGTTGACTGA
- a CDS encoding galactokinase has translation MTPNDDRPERLCVAFRRQWGAEPVLCARAPGRVNLIGEHTDYNDGFVLPMAIDRDIWMAFRPREDRTVRLWSLDFGQASVFALDDFANDASEPWSNYVRGVAWALGEKGIALRGLDAVIQGTVPIGAGLSSSAALEVAAGLALLASAGETLPPEELALACQRAENAFVGNRCGIMDQFVAVLGRAGHALFLDCRTLEYRHVPLPADFRIVVANSMVKRALVDSAYNERRSQCEEAARMLGVRALRDADEAALASARSRLSDVVYRRARHVITENARVEQAVAAMRRGEAETFGALMDASHASLRDDYEVSCRELDALVEIARRQVGCLGARLTGAGFGGCTVNLVRVDAVDAFVTALRRGYREQTGLEAEIYVCAAADGAGVFAP, from the coding sequence ATGACGCCGAACGATGATCGCCCGGAACGCCTGTGCGTAGCCTTCCGCCGCCAGTGGGGCGCGGAGCCCGTCCTGTGCGCCCGCGCGCCTGGGCGGGTGAATCTCATCGGCGAGCACACCGACTACAACGATGGCTTCGTGCTCCCGATGGCGATTGACCGCGACATCTGGATGGCATTCCGTCCCCGCGAGGATCGCACGGTGCGCCTGTGGTCGCTGGACTTCGGGCAGGCGTCGGTGTTCGCGCTGGATGACTTCGCGAACGACGCTTCCGAGCCGTGGAGCAACTACGTGCGCGGCGTGGCGTGGGCGCTGGGGGAAAAGGGCATAGCGCTGCGCGGGCTAGATGCCGTCATCCAGGGTACCGTCCCTATCGGTGCGGGGCTGTCCTCGTCGGCGGCGCTGGAGGTGGCGGCGGGACTCGCCCTGCTGGCAAGCGCGGGGGAAACGCTCCCGCCGGAAGAATTGGCGCTCGCCTGCCAGCGCGCCGAGAACGCGTTCGTGGGCAACCGCTGCGGCATCATGGATCAGTTCGTCGCGGTGCTGGGGCGCGCGGGGCACGCGCTGTTCCTGGACTGCCGCACGCTGGAATATCGGCACGTGCCCCTGCCCGCGGACTTCCGCATCGTCGTCGCCAACTCCATGGTGAAGCGCGCGCTGGTGGATTCGGCGTACAACGAGCGGCGCAGCCAGTGCGAGGAAGCGGCGAGGATGCTGGGAGTTCGTGCGCTGCGGGATGCGGACGAGGCGGCGCTGGCATCGGCGCGGTCTCGCCTGTCCGACGTGGTGTACCGACGGGCGCGGCATGTCATCACCGAGAACGCCCGCGTCGAGCAGGCCGTGGCCGCCATGCGGCGGGGCGAAGCGGAAACCTTCGGCGCGCTGATGGACGCCTCGCACGCCAGTCTGCGCGACGACTACGAGGTCTCCTGCCGCGAACTGGACGCGCTCGTGGAGATCGCGCGCCGCCAGGTGGGATGCCTGGGCGCGCGGCTGACGGGCGCGGGGTTTGGCGGCTGCACGGTCAACCTGGTGCGGGTGGATGCCGTGGATGCATTCGTTACGGCGTTGCGCAGGGGGTATCGCGAACAGACGGGGCTGGAAGCCGAAATCTACGTGTGCGCCGCGGCGGACGGGGCGGGGGTGTTCGCTCCATAG
- the galT gene encoding galactose-1-phosphate uridylyltransferase has protein sequence MSEMRWNPLLGEWVVTATHRQERTFLPPPDHCPLCPTKPGGFESEVPFPDYDVAVFENRFPTFFSAPPAPSVSATDLYPVRPAQGVCEVVLYTPRHDTTLAQLPLSQYEKLVRVWTDRYTELGNLPYVQYVLIFENKGEDIGVTLHHPHGQIYAFPFIPPVLEREIQQATAHEARTGRCLFCDILAEERADGRRMVVENDGFAAFVPFFARWPYEVHIFSRRHIGAMPEFTAAECADFARILKTVLMKYDRLFGFSLPYMMLMHQRPTDGQAHPEYHFHVEFYPPHRAADKLKYRASCESGAGTFINDTLPEETAARLRAIEVNVDDAER, from the coding sequence ATGTCCGAAATGAGATGGAACCCGTTGTTGGGAGAATGGGTCGTTACGGCGACCCACCGGCAAGAGCGCACTTTCCTGCCGCCCCCGGACCATTGCCCCCTGTGCCCGACAAAACCCGGCGGCTTTGAAAGTGAGGTGCCATTTCCCGACTACGATGTGGCCGTGTTTGAGAACAGGTTCCCGACGTTCTTTTCCGCGCCGCCCGCGCCTTCGGTGTCGGCAACGGATTTGTATCCGGTGCGGCCGGCCCAGGGCGTCTGTGAGGTTGTGTTGTACACGCCTCGGCACGATACGACGCTGGCGCAACTGCCGTTGAGCCAGTACGAGAAACTCGTGCGGGTCTGGACGGACCGCTATACCGAATTGGGCAACCTGCCCTATGTGCAGTACGTGCTGATCTTTGAGAACAAGGGCGAGGACATCGGCGTTACCCTGCACCACCCGCACGGGCAAATCTACGCGTTCCCATTCATCCCGCCGGTGTTGGAGCGCGAGATTCAGCAAGCCACGGCGCACGAGGCCCGAACGGGGCGCTGCCTGTTCTGCGACATCCTCGCGGAGGAGAGGGCGGATGGCCGGCGGATGGTGGTCGAGAACGATGGATTCGCGGCCTTCGTCCCGTTCTTCGCCCGTTGGCCCTACGAAGTGCACATCTTCTCGCGGCGGCACATCGGCGCCATGCCCGAATTCACCGCCGCGGAATGCGCCGACTTTGCGCGCATCCTGAAGACCGTGCTCATGAAGTACGACCGCCTGTTCGGCTTCTCGCTACCCTACATGATGCTCATGCACCAGAGGCCGACGGATGGTCAAGCGCACCCTGAATATCATTTCCATGTGGAGTTCTACCCGCCGCACCGAGCCGCCGACAAACTGAAGTATCGCGCCAGTTGCGAATCGGGCGCGGGCACGTTCATCAACGACACGCTCCCCGAGGAGACCGCGGCGCGCCTGCGGGCCATAGAGGTGAATGTAGATGACGCCGAACGATGA
- a CDS encoding response regulator transcription factor: MATDLILVVDDEENIVRLVRTYLEKEGFSVECAGDGEEALRKASSLNPALIVLDLMLPKVDGWQVCRRIRATSQVPIIMLTARTDDVDKIVGLELGADDYLTKPFNPHELVARVRAVLRRAKGPSDSGEPIRIGDLVIDPHRREVTIRGQRVDMRTKEFDVLLVLAQHKGMVVTREQILKLAWGYDFYGETRTVDVHVAHVRNKIQSSGVSIETIWGVGYKLVEGG; the protein is encoded by the coding sequence ATGGCCACAGATCTCATCCTGGTCGTGGACGACGAGGAGAACATCGTGCGGTTGGTGCGCACGTACCTGGAGAAGGAGGGGTTTTCCGTTGAATGCGCAGGCGACGGCGAGGAGGCCCTTCGCAAAGCCTCTTCGCTCAACCCCGCCCTGATCGTCCTGGACCTGATGCTGCCAAAGGTGGACGGCTGGCAGGTGTGCCGCCGCATCCGCGCGACATCGCAGGTGCCCATCATCATGCTGACGGCGCGCACCGACGACGTGGACAAGATCGTTGGCCTGGAACTGGGGGCCGACGACTACCTCACCAAGCCCTTCAACCCCCACGAGTTGGTCGCCCGTGTGCGGGCCGTGCTCAGGCGCGCCAAAGGTCCCTCCGACTCGGGCGAACCGATCCGCATCGGCGACCTCGTGATAGACCCCCACCGCCGCGAGGTTACCATCCGAGGCCAGCGGGTGGACATGCGCACCAAGGAGTTTGACGTGCTCCTTGTCCTCGCGCAGCACAAGGGCATGGTGGTTACCCGCGAGCAAATCCTGAAACTGGCATGGGGCTACGACTTCTACGGCGAGACCCGCACCGTGGACGTCCATGTTGCCCACGTTCGCAACAAGATTCAATCCAGCGGCGTTTCCATTGAAACCATCTGGGGCGTTGGCTACAAACTGGTGGAGGGGGGCTGA
- a CDS encoding LysM peptidoglycan-binding domain-containing protein, with the protein MEGKPREKFQPWRPRETQPGRTGLTWQQMAFLIGINAIIALGISVVVTLTLGRATPASRAPAPSPSPVPPVESPVAAAATTPTQPTTYTVKPGDSLSAIAFQFGISLQELMAANDITDPDVLFAGQKLVIPVPGSITPVPTPRPTVAPTGAATPIPTNTPPTGPDLRIESVQILPDERDSFAVITNWGMWARLKGWTLDDGQGNVFTFPDLSLFQGGSVRVHTAAGTNTEVDLYWGINKAVFVSGRTLTLKDATGKVVASYTVP; encoded by the coding sequence ATGGAAGGGAAGCCGCGCGAGAAGTTCCAACCCTGGCGACCGAGGGAGACGCAGCCAGGCCGCACCGGACTGACCTGGCAGCAGATGGCGTTTCTCATCGGGATCAACGCTATCATCGCCCTGGGCATCAGCGTTGTCGTAACGCTGACCCTGGGGCGCGCCACCCCGGCATCGCGTGCGCCTGCGCCCTCGCCCAGCCCCGTGCCGCCCGTGGAGTCGCCCGTCGCGGCGGCGGCCACGACTCCAACCCAGCCGACCACCTACACGGTGAAGCCCGGCGACAGCCTCTCGGCCATCGCGTTCCAGTTCGGCATCTCGCTCCAGGAACTCATGGCGGCAAACGACATCACCGATCCCGATGTCCTGTTTGCCGGCCAGAAACTCGTGATCCCTGTCCCCGGCAGCATCACCCCCGTCCCGACGCCGCGCCCCACCGTCGCGCCGACGGGAGCCGCTACTCCGATACCCACCAACACCCCGCCGACCGGCCCCGATTTGCGCATAGAGTCGGTCCAGATCCTACCGGACGAGCGCGACTCATTCGCCGTGATCACCAATTGGGGCATGTGGGCGCGGTTGAAGGGCTGGACGCTGGACGACGGCCAGGGGAATGTGTTCACGTTCCCCGACCTGTCGCTGTTCCAGGGCGGCAGCGTGCGAGTGCACACGGCCGCCGGAACCAACACCGAGGTGGATCTGTATTGGGGCATCAACAAGGCGGTGTTCGTTTCGGGCCGCACGCTCACTCTGAAGGATGCCACCGGCAAGGTGGTGGCCTCGTACACGGTGCCCTAG